The Cervus elaphus chromosome 20, mCerEla1.1, whole genome shotgun sequence genomic interval AGGAAAGGAGACTGCGATTCTAATTTGGCTGTGCCCCTTgtttgtgaccttggacaaactcCTCTGAGTCTCAACTTCCTCCCACATATAACGGGGATACATACCCGACATCATAAAGGTGCTTtgtggagaaaataaaacaatgcgTTATAAAACATATAGCACAGGGCTTGGCACCTGGCAGGAGTTGTAAAAGGTGGCTATAAGCCAACAGTTAGGGATATTGGTCTGCGAGGATCAGCCACATGAAGCATCTCTGCTGGGAATGTTGGGCCCATACTATAAGCAGTGCTAGGAAGACTGACCTTGGAAAGGGTCAGAACTGGTCTTGACCTTAGGATCCCTGGGACTCTCTCTCTCCCAACAGATGAGAAGTTGGAGGCAAGTCCCGCCCCAGGTCCCTCGGCTGACTCGGGCCCAGTGGACGTGGCCCCTGCCCTGGAGGACTGCTTGTCCCAGGAGGTGCAGGATTCCTTCTCCTTCCTAGAGGACTCAAGCAGCTCAGAACCtgagtgggtgggggtggaggacggGGAGGTGGCCAAGGCAGGACCGGCAGGAGCAGCCTTCTCCCCTGGGGAGGAAGACCCTGGGCTGGGCTACCTGGAGGAGCTCCTGGGAGTTGGGCCTCAGGTAAGGAGGCACTGTGCTGGGTTTGGGGGTGTTAAGGAGCCCAGAGGGTGGACAGGGCCACGTAGTCCTAAGCCATGATGCTGTATTTACAGGTGGAGGAGTTCTCTGTGGAGCCACCCCTGGATGACCTGTCCCTGGATGAGGCACAGTTTGTCCTGGCTCCCAGCTGCTGTTCCCTGGACTCTCCTGGCCCCAGGCCTGAAACAGAGGAGGAAAGCGGGGAGGAAGTCTTCCTGAGTGCCTATGATGACCTAAGTCCCCTTCTGGAGCCCAAACACCCAACCTGGGAGGGGCCaggcagtgaaaaggaaaaggcagCAGGGTCTGGAAGACAGGAGGCTTCAGGACAGGCTGAGGGAGAGCAAGCCTTGAGTGAAGATGGAGAGAACAAGGAGGGTGGGCCTGGAAGCAGACGGGACgccagggaggaggctgaggggagCCCAGAGAGTGACGTGGAGGGCAGAGTGGCCAGTGAGGAAGGAGCAGAGGCTGAGGGAAGCCAGCAGCTGATTGACAGTTTGAAAGAAGGATGTGGGGAGGAGACACAGGCCAAGGCAGAGGAGTCCAAAGGTCAGCAGGAGGATGAGAGAACGGAGGAAGCTAAGCGTGTGGAAGCAACTGGAGGAGAGCTGGTTAAAAAcaaggggaaggaaagaaagactgaGAGAGAGGGAGGTGCTGAGGAAGCAGATGAAGCCCAGCTAGCAGCTGGAAGGGACTCAGAGCATGAGGTCCAGGAAAACCAAATTGCTGAAGAGAGCTGGGAAGTTGTACACAAAGAGGCTGACGGAGGCAGAGAAAATGAGGTCAAAGGACAAAGGGGAGATGAGGGTCAAGAGGCAAGAGAAGACCAAGGAGATGGAGAAGATAGCAGGatcccagcagcagcagcagctgaaggAGGAGCAGGGGAGATCAGCAAGGAACGGGAGTGTGGACACGGAGAAGCTGAGGGAGACCAGAGAGCTGGAGGGGAACGTGTAGAAGAGGGTTCCCTCCCCGAAGGGTCACAGGTAGAGTCCCTGGAGGTTGACAGTGCCAAAGGAGGCAGCTCCCAGTCCTCTGAGACAGAGCAGGCAGCCCCACAGCCGCCTCGGCCGGAGGAGACGGACCCTGAGGGGCAGCCCAATCCCCCTGGCTCGGCTGGCGGTGTGGGCATGCGCCTGGCTTCCACCCTCGTTCAGGTCCAGCAGGTCCGCTCTGTGCCTGTGGTACCGCCCAAGCCACAGTTTGCCAAGGTGCCCAGTGCGATGTGTGGCAAGATCCATGTGGCACCAGCACACCCATGCCCAAAGCCTGGCCGGCTCGATGGGGACAGGGCCTGGAGCTCCCGAGCCTCCCGCTCCTCTTGGAGGAATGGGGGCAGTCTTTCCTTTGATGCTGCCGTGGCCCTGGCTCGGGACCGCCAGAGGACTGAAGCTCAGGCAGTTCGGCGGACCCAGACCTGTACTGGTGCTGGGGACTACAGCCTCATCCCCAAAACCTCCCCCCATAGCATGATCCCTGCCTACGCTCCCCGGCCCCTTAGCTGCCTGGAGATCCCAGCTGAGGGCACAGACGGGTCTGGACCCCGGAGTCGGTTTAGCCTGCCTCCCAGAGAACCCCAACCTCCTGATCCCCTTATGTCCCCCCAGCGCCGATCATATGCATTCGAAACACAGGCTAACTCTGGGAAAGGTGAGGGACTATAATTAGGACCGGAGCACTGGGAATAAGGGACAGCAGTTGTCTCCCGGGTCTAGGACGATTTCATCTGCAGCCTGAACAGCTGTAGTGCCCAGCTCTATAGGTTTTGGCCCTGCAGCTTCTCGTTTTGACTTGGGAAGCACTGTCTTGGTGTTTACCTGAGCTTGTCTCAGACACAAACACTTATCCCTTAGGAGATTGCTGAGAAAGTCACCAAGATCCTGTCCCCAGAGAGAGGGGTCACTGGCCAAAGGGAACAAAGAGTAGGTGGAAAACGTAACTGTTTCTCAAAGTGAAGAATGAAGAGGGAACTCCAGCCAAGGTCGTCTTCCTCTGAGGCAATGAACTCTTCACGGAAGTCCAGAGTAGAGGCGGGGTCAGGACCAGGTTGGAGCCTATTACACACACTTTTAGAGGTTATCTATCCTTGTTCTACTCTTGGTTCCTTGGATACCTCCTGCTCCTATTAGCTCCAGATTAGGAGAAAAATGTCCAGGAAACTCTTTGAATACACAGTATTTGTTGGCAGGGCTAGTTCCATTCCCAGCTCCCCAACCTTCTGCCTCCCTGGATCTCTAGGAACTGAGGTCTTGTGTAGATCTCTCtggcctcttctttctcctttggaaTAACTTCCTATTTTAGGGAAGAGGGATCGCGTCACTCAGGCTCTGGGATTATTTCTCTGGACAAGATGGGTCCACAGGTCCCAAGGGGCAATATCTCAGAATAAATGCTGTATTTTTACACATAAATAGTGTGGTTTCTTTTTACACTTACTAAAGTGTTGAATGATAGATACCATatcttccaaggtggtgctagtagtaaataacccacctgccaatgcaggatatgtaagagatGGGGGGttacatccctgggttggaagatcccctgcatgaggaaatggcaaaccactccaggattTCTGTCTGGCGAACCCAACAgactaaggagcctggcaggctacagtgcacagggtcacaaagtcagacacgaccggagtgacttagcacgcatagtTATATCTTCACGTTTGGTCAAACGTTGcattcttctgtttttattgtCTGGGTGTTCTTCCTCAATTGTCGTGGTGGAGACCTATAGCTAGAAACTAGAGCTGGGTTCACAGTGGTCAGGAAATGAGGAAGGGAAACTTATATTTACATAATGCTCTTTATATGCCAGTAGAGCTAGGTATTCTACGTGCACAGAATCTATGCTCTTAATTTTTGGTCAccgaataatttttaaagtttggtaCTGgtatctccattaaaaaaaaaaaaaagttttatttggctgcactgggtcttaattgcagcacgtgggattttccatcttagttgcagcatgtgggcttttgttgttgctgctgctgcctgcGAACGCATCCTTGTGGCAtgtgaccaaggatggaacctagcatcccctgcattgggagcacaaagtcttagtCACTTGACTAAGTGACTTGACTAGagaccagggaagtctctagtatctcattttacaggtgaggaaacaaaagTTAATTAGGTCAAAATGTTTGCCAAAGGTCTCAGAACTAACAAGTGGCAGAGGTAGGTCTGAGACCCAAATTTGTCTGGTTCAGGGTCTGAACTCTTCCCTTACACCACACTACTTCAAATCCATTAAGGGTAGGTCCtgactgaaaagaaaaggaattaaaatacCTTTCACAGAAACTGAGACTCACAAAAACTAGACGCCTTCGGGGTCTTCCAGTGACTACAAAGGCTaatgctgctgttcagttgctaaatcctgtcaactctttgcgactccacggactgtagcccgccaggctcctctgttcatggaatttcccaagcaagaacactggagtgggttgccatttcctcctccaggggatcttctcaaccatgGGATGGAACTTACGTCTCCTCCACCAGCAGGAGGATTCAttaaccactgagccgccagggaagcccggcTAACACTAATACACATGAGCACATCCATATTTATGTATGCCCAGATGTCCTAATCTCCAATAGGAAACTTCAAATGGGTGGCCTGATCCAAGATGCCCTCCCAAATAGCTCTTTTTAAAGACGGCGCCTCTGCCTCCATCTGACGTCCCTCATTTGATATAAGCTCACTTCTCCTGGAACTAAAATGGCCCTGGCCGGCAGAAAAATGGTAGCACCAAGTTGATCGTCCTTCTTACGTTCTTGCCTAAAGCCACTTGGACTTCAGTGTCCTTCTCCCAGGACCCCAAAAGGTTGTTTCGtcccagcaccagcaccaccccACGCAAGCCCGCATCCAAACCCTCAGCAACATGGAGGGAACGGAAGTCGGGCGGCTCGGAGGCAGAGAAGGCTGGGTGGGTCGAGAGACACTTCCGCCCCTCACCAACATGGCGGCGGGCCGGGAGTGCGCATGATCAGCTGTCCCTGGAGATACCCGAGTCCGGAGGGGAGAACACGGTCGGGGGAGATCGGCGGCTGCGGCGGCGTTGGCCGGTGAGTGCAGGACATAGCGGGAGTCTGGAGACTGGGTGAGCCGGCGAGGCACAGCAGCGTTGATTTTCTCCCCGTTTTCTAGGTTCAGGAACTCCTGGGGCGGAAGTCTTTGTTTTGAGGGAGGGGGCATTGCCCGGCTCTTTATCTCCTACCCCCTTTGTGGGCCGAACTCACTCCCCGCCCCCGGGCGCGCACGTCCCCGCCCTCCTGCGCTGCCAGCCGCGGGCCGCTGGGCCGGAGACCGCAGGGCTAGCTGAGCCCCCGGCGTCCTTCCCTACCCCCGAGGAGCAGCGCGGGCTGGGGGTGAGCCCGGCCGGGCTAGCCGGGTCGCCGCGCGGGCCCCTGGGCTCGCGCCTGGCCGTAGCTCAGCTGCTGAGCGCCTGCTGGTTGGTGGGCCCGCAGGGAGACGCCGCATTCTCAGGCGAGGTCTAGGTGCCTGACTTCTTTGCGGACTTGATTTTTCCCTTTGTGTCCAGACTTAGCTAAGCTCTTGCAGGGCCCTCCTTCTCGGACTGTGCACGCACGCCACAACATCCTAGCCCCCTTTCCGTGTCGCATACCCCTAAAGCTCAGGAAATGCTTCCGGATGTCCAACTAAGATTTGAATAAGTAGCCTGACCCCGTTGCCGATTGTCCTCAGAAGCTGCTCCTGGCTGACAGCTGTGGGCCTTAGAGACGCCTCCTGTACCCTGCCCTCGGTTTGATTGCTTCCTTTTGCTGTCAGTGCTGCAAGCTTCAGAGGGGCATTTCCTCCGCAGGTTTGAGGATAGAACGGTAGGTGGTCTTGAAACACCAGTCCTACTTCCCCCTTAGGGACTGGGATCTTCTTGCAGCGCTACTTCCTCTGGACGGTTTCACTTTCAGTTCCGTTTTTGGGGGTTAACACTTTGGATACAAGCTTTCCATGACTCATCCGCTGAAGATGAAGGTTTGGGGGACCTTATGGGTAGAGAATTTACAAAAACCTCACCCCTTTCCTGTCGAGATTATTTTATTGCTTTACACTGTATAGCTGTTTCCTCCTGGAGGCGCCTTCCTTTGTTTTTCCTGCCCACCTCCCGCCGCACTCCAGccgtctccccccaccccttgcccgtctaccccgccccgccccgccccagtcAGGGTCTTAAGGCAGGCACCTTGTGGATGGATTCCTCCCCCATTGTCTCCTCTTTCCGAACCCTGGAGTTTTCTCCCTTCTCACTGGGTTCAGTTGATTTGGAGTTGTCATGGCAACATTTTAGCAACTGTGTTGTTCTACAGGAAGGCTTGGTGAATAAAATAGTAGAGGCTTGAAGATGATACACTAGGGCTTTAAGGTCTTTTTAATGAATGACATATATCTGGACTTCCCCAAACAACAGCCGGATCAGTAGAATGGGGCCCAAGGGCCAAGTCTGGCCTTTAGGGTTCTGGAGGTTTTCTTTTCATAGATCTGAGGACAGGTATTTGTTGGTGTTCAGTATGTGTGCCTGAGGAACTGGAATAAGCATCAGGATCTATGGTCCTGTATTTTTTGATAGCTGTGGTCTAAACATGGCCCCTCCTTATCCCGATATCATGGCAGATCATAATAGCTTTAATAATCATCCATCCAGAAATATGTTTCAGTCTTTCAGTATAATTATCCCCTCTCCATCAGGAGATGGAGTGAGAATTGGAGAGGTGAGGAACATTATTTGTAGAATTGCTTTTTCAGTCACTGTAGGCAGCCTTCAGCATTAGAATGGAGAAAGCTGGTTGTCCCTTGCAGAAGATTGGTTATGTTCCTGGATGTGTCTTCATGGAGCCTAGGTTCTAGAAATCGGAGAGCTTTCAGTTTCCTAGACTCACTAGATTCCCTGATTTCTACCAGGACTTAGCACTCAGGCCTGTGAGGCAGGAGATACGAAGATTTCCAAAGAAGGACCAGTTCCTCGGATGTACCCCCTCACAGAGAGATGAAGGGGTGAGTGAAGAAGAGGTAGGGCCTGGAATGGGAGATGGGAACCCTGGGAGAATGCAAAATGGCTAGGAGCACtggctctggagtcaggcagACCTCAATTTAGGTCCCAGCTATATCACCTAGCTATGTAATCTGTTTATAAAATGCAAGTAGTTCTACCTACTCATAATTGCTGTTCTTAGTACTAAATAAGATATTGCCTGTTAAATGCTTGACTCAGTGCTAGGTATATACCAGCTCTGGTTATTCTAACCTCCCCTAGCATCTGTTGGGAATGCCAATGAGTTTGGGAGCCATATGTTACTGGGCCAGTGACTTTTTCCCCTTATTCTTCCTCTTGTCCCTTCACAAACAGGCAGCAGAAAacagcagaaactgaagaggggACAGTGCAGATTCAGGAAGGTGAGTGGGAGAAACAGAACTGAGCTGAGACCAGCAGCCCATTGTGGTCTCACCCCACACCCCATGGGCCTATCACCTATGTacccttctctttttaaatgacaTGCAAGTGCAACAGAGGGAGAAAAGCCGGAACTCAcaaactttttccttttaattcagGCGCAGTGGCAACTGGGGAGGACCCCACCAGTGTGGCTATAGCTAGCATCCAGTCAGCTGCCACTTTCCCTGACCCCAACGTCAAGTACGTCTTCCGAACTGAAAATGGGGGCCAGGTAAGGGAGGGGGCCAGGTGGCTGCAGGTGTTACCTGGGGTTGGCATTGAGGGAGGTGATTGAACCTGTCATGGGGAGACCTGGTTTGGAGGATGAGGTGAAGATGTGGACTAATTGGAgggtgggagttggggggggggtggaataTGAGGTTTACAGTAGAGATTGGTATGGGGTGGGGGCTATGCTGAAACCACTGTATGGGAAAAGGAGGGGAAATGGTTAAATACACATCTCTGAAGGATTCTTTTGGGGGGCCCTATCCAAGAGAAGCTTTATGAGGAGCTCTGGAGTCCCTAGCACTTactctcttgttttctcttcccttcctccctttcctgaATCTAGGTGATGTACAGGGTGATCCAGGTGTCTGAAGGGCAGCTGGATGGCCAGACTGAGGGGACTGGTGCCATCAGTGGCTACCCTGCCACTCAATCCATGACCCAGGTACACGGGGATGGGCTGCAGAGGGGACTTGAGCTCTGAGTAGTAAGATGAAGAAGGGAACTAGTAGGATGGGCGTGGCTAGGGATAGTGAGACATCTGGGGCTGCCCTGACCCAAAGCACTAGACTCTTCTTCTCTGGATGTTTCTCCCTGTCTGCTCACAAGAGATAGAGCTGCAGAGTAGTTCATGGGAAGTATCTGACTGTCACTTGTCTCTGTTCTCTTGCTCCCCTTGCCAGGCCGTGATCCAGGGTGCGTTCACGAGTGATGATGCAGTTGACACAGAGGGGACAGCTGCTGAGACGCACTATACTTACTTCCCCAGCACTGCAGTGGGAGATGGGGCAGGGGGTACCACATCGGGGAGTACAGCAGCTGTTGTTACTACCCAGGGCTCAGAGGCACTACTGGGGCAGGCGACCCCTCCTGGCACTGGTGAGATATTATGTGAGGATGCTGGCTGGAGGGGCTAGGATAGGCTGCGGGACGTGGCTGGTGGGCAGTGGGCCTTTACTCATGATCCCTTGATGATCACTAAGACCTGGGCAGGCAGTGAGTCTGGGGCTGCCCTTCCAGCAGGAGGCAGTATGTCTTTTTTTAGAGGAGGATCCCAGGGCCTTGGCCTTAGAGCTTGGTGAAGGTCCTAGTTCCATGTCCTGACAGAACCTCCCCTGCATCCTCACAGGTCAGTTCTTTGTGATGATGTCACCACAAGAAGTGCTGCAAGGAGGAAGCCAGCGCTCTATTGCCCCCAGGACCCACCCTTATTCCCCGTGAGTAACCCTTGTTTCTTCTCAGTTACCAGGAATAGTCTTGATTCTTTCCAAAGATTTGGTGTGGTTCCTCACCCCAAACTCCAATCTCAGTTTTTGACCTTGCCTCACTCTGGCCCCCCTGGACTCTATTGTTAGGAAGTCAGAAGCTCCCcggacaactcgggatgagaAACGCAGGGCTCAGCATAATGAAGGTAGGCATGATCTGCATGTGAAGCTTGGAGCTGTCTGGTGGAATTGGGGACCTCTATGATGTTGAAGGGAGAGGTTAGGTAATATTACCCTGGGGCCTTTGGTGAGTTCTCCCCGAGTCACCGTGTCCTCTGCTTGCCCCACAGTGGAGCGCCGCCGCCGTGACAAGATTAACAACTGGATTGTACAGCTGTCCAAGATCATCCCAGACTGCTCCATGGAGAGCACCAAGTCTGGCCAGGTCATGGAAAGACCCTGGTAGTGGCCAGGATGCCTGAATTCTGTCTCCTGGCATTGCTTCCAGAAATGGTAGAGAGTGGGCACACATGGCAGTAGTTTTTTCCTATCTGTCTCTGAGGTTCCTGAATCCCTGGGAGATGTTATTCCACCATCCTTTAAGGGAAAACAAGGTCCAGAGTGTGAACATGCTTTTGGAAAGCAAGCCAGGTATTTTTATATCCTAGTCCTTattttgttggcttttttttaACAGAGTAAAGGTGGAATTCTATCCAAAGCCTGTGATTATATCCAGGAACTTCGGCAGAGTAACCACCGGTTGTCTGAAGAACTGCAGGGGCTTGACCAACTACAGCTGGACAACGATGTGCTTCGACAGCAGGTCAGgacctccccccccgccccccgcccccgctcagTACAGCTGTCCTCGACCTCCCTCCCTAGCCACCAGCCCAGCTTGGGACTCCCTATTTTGTCTTCCATAGGGGGAGCTTTATCTATACCTCATCACTGGTGGGTGTCTGAATAAGTTCAGAGACTTGGGTGTGCTAACTTTTCTACCTGTTTCCCTTACTGCTCTTTCCCATGTCCAGGTAGAAGAACTTAAGAACAAGAATCTGCTGCTGCGAGCTCAGCTGCGGCACCACGGAGTGGAGGTTGTCATCAAGACTGACAGCAACTAACTCTGGGGGCGCAGGGGCTCCAAGCTCTACAGCCCCTTTCCGAGAACTTCAGATagcccaggagccacaggctAATCACCCCACGCCCCTTTCCTTCACTGCCCACATTTGGCATGGGACTGGAGGGAGTTCAGAAGGCGTCTCTTTGAATTAAGGCCCTGTGATCTAGCAGCCTGCAGTGGTGTGAAACACACACCGTGGGTGTGCACGGACAGTCTCGCCCAATCAACCCTCCCACGCAGCCCCCGGGCCCCTGTGCTCCTCCTGCACAATGCATGTGCTGTCTCCATGCTGGACGCTGGACACTAAACTGGGGGGCTTGCCCCCTGCTTGCTTAAGGTGCCAGCAGACGGTCTGCTGACAAGCAGTGTCCTGGCTTGCCTCAGGACTGGCGCTTCCACTGGTTCTTCCTTTCCCTGGAGCTCAGATGTGCTCCTCAGGACTCTGGGGAACAGGCTTTAGCAGGAAGTGGGGATCGGAGGCTTAGCAGTGGCTGCTGCCCCAGGAAGAGGAGATTGGCCAGCAAGCAGCTAAGGCCTGTGCAGGTCTCTGGCACCACGGAGAACAAGAGGCAGGGCCCACTGGGGGCCTTACCCCATTGTGGggacggtttttttttttttttccttttttttttaaagataaaatgttcAGAGCCATAACTGTCTCTGGGTCTTCCTCCCTTTGTGGGCTccaggctgggagggagggaacaCACTGCTTTGACTAGTAAGGGTTGGGTCAAGGTTGGGTGGGGTATCTGAGCTCCTATGGTTACGACAACGAGTCCTACTACTTGGGCCGGGCCAATGTGTCGTTGGCCGTCCACGCCCGCAATCGCGAGGATTTCTCTTGCGAGTGTTAGGAGCACCGGGAACAGGTGCGGCGGGGGCTGTGCGGGAGGCGGTGCCTTTGCTTCCGGTTCCGGTGGGTCTCGGCTCAGCTGCAGCTTCGGGAGGGCGGGGGAGATGCTGCCCGCTCCCAGGGGGCGGGCCGGGGCCAGGTTCCTGAAACTCCCATTTGCGGTGCGCACCATGGCTGGAGGTACCTGcaggggagacctgggatcagGTCTAGACCAACTTGTGGCCTTAGGAGCTCTCGGAACGCCCCCGGTGGAGGTGCACGCGGAGGGAGGCGCGAAGGGGAGTGGCGGAGGGGTCCTCACGCATCCCCCGCCAGGTTGGGGCGCGGCCAGGTGAGGGGGGCCCCGCGGCAGGCGAGCGGGCGGCAGTCCTGCTTCCCTCAAGGCTCGCGTGCCCCTCTCCTCAGAGCCTACGGTCTCGCTCCCTGAACTCCGTTCGCTCCTGGCCTCGGGCCGGGCTCGGCTCTTTGACGTGAGATCCCGGGAGGAGGCGGCGGCTGGAACCATCCCTGGGGCTGTCAACATCCCGGGTACGGGATTGAGGGGGGTAAGCCCTGGTGGTGGATTGGAGACAGTTTAGGAGGGTCTTAGCCAATAGGACCTCATTTAGGATGATGTGGGAAGGCACAGGTTACAGGGGTCCGGTATTCCTGTGGCTCCCGGCCCCCAAACTTCGCTTAAGAAGGGCTGATGGGAGGCGGATCCTGGCAGCGGAACTGGCCCTTCCAGTTTGAGGGGGTAACAGGCAATGAGGAAGGGGCAGGCCGGATTCACACGCTTGACCTCCCCAAAGCTGGATGCCTGAGTTTGCCCGCGCCTCCTCACAAACTAGGGAAGTGGCTTCCATTCAGAGGTGGTTTGGCTGACCTCCTGGGCAGGTAGGACATATCCTGTCCTTGaagtgggtgggggtggaggggggaggagtTGTCACCATGTGTTGTTTTGGGGCCCCTTGGAGATGTGTTCGACCACAGGACCGGTCCTTCCAGACCCAACCACTGAACCTGAGATTGCCCAACTGCCGGCTTTCCATTGTATCCTCTCTACTCCTCCTCCCAGTTTCAGAGTTGGAAAGCGCCCTGCAGATGGAGCCAGCTGCTTTCAAGGGTTTGTACTCCGCTGAGAAGCCAAAGCTGGAAGAGAATCTCATTTTCTTCTGTCAGATGGGCAAGCGGGGCTTGCAGGCCACGCAGTTGGCCCAGAGCCTTGGATACAAAGGGTATGGGCTTGGTAAGAGGGCGGGGGCGGTGGTGCCTGGGGACTGCCTCCTGGGCTCTGTCCTTCCCTCACCCCTATTTTTTTTCACAGGGCTCGGAACTATGAAGGGGCCTATAGAGAATGGCTCCAGAAAGAAGGTTAGGTAGAATGTGGCTTACTGAATGCTCCCTCCCCGCTGCCAGTGGCCGCCTTAACTAAGAGTGATGAAGGGGCTCTTGTTGGGTTGAGCAACTTCTTACAGTGCTGTGCATGAAAAGCAGCAAATAAAGAGCATTTAATCAAAGTATTGGAAGCACTTAATTTGTCAGGTGTACTGAAAACAGTTCTAATCATAACCTAGACTTCAATTCCGCCCTAGGTCCTTCTTCCAGCATTCATCTGTCCCccaaccaaaaccaaaaccaaaacacccAGAAGTTTGCTGAAAGACAATAATCCAGAATCACCTGgtagcttaaaaaacaaaacaaaacttaggCCTCATCTCTGATTTGGTGGGAGCTGATTTCACAAGGCCCTCAAGTAATTCTGATATGCAGTAAGGAGCCAGAACTAGACCAGAGGTCAGTAAACTATGGCCCCACTTGGTCTTGCCACCATGACCATTTGTTTACACATTGTCCGTGACTATTACTGTGCCAAAATGGGGGAATAGTTGCAACAGAAACTATATGTTCTTTGAAGTATCTAGTCCTTTATAGAAAGTGTGTGTACCGTTGCTCTAGGTCTTCAGGTCCCCAGCCCCAACCTCATTTCCCTCAGACTTTGTCACTGGGTTAAGGAAATGAAATGGTTCTCCCAGGCAGTTGGGTGAAGGAATGGATGCCACCCCTAATCCCAAGCATAGGTCACAGGTATGAGGAGCTCCCCCTGTGCCACCAGAAAGAGGTCTGAGTTTTTACCAGCACAGTTCCTTGATCCCACAGTAGATTTAACAGAATTTAATTGgtttaaaagaaacacagaaagaaacagCACATACTCACGGAGGCAAAATGCAACACTATACAGTAGGTATGTAATTTCCCTCTGTCGTGGTTCATGGTTTAATGCATATCCTTCCAGACCTATTAAATATTTCAATgtcagagtttttgttttttttttaaattaatttatttggctgtactgaaTCTTcattgaggcatgcaggatctttagttgaagcatgcaaactcttaattggtacatgtgggatctagttccctaaccaaggatcaaactcaga includes:
- the ARHGAP30 gene encoding rho GTPase-activating protein 30 isoform X3, whose amino-acid sequence is MKSRQKGKKKGSSKERVFGCDLQEHLHHSGQEVPQVLRSCAEFVEEYGVVDGIYRLSGVSSNIQKLRQEFEAERKPDLRRDVYLQDIHCVSSLCKAYFRELPDPLLTYRLYDKFAEAVAVQLEPERLVKILDVLQELPVPNYRTLEFLMRHLVHMASFSAQTNMHARNLAIVWAPNLLRSKDIEASGFNGTAAFMEVRVQSIVVEFILTHVDQLFGGAALSGSEVESGWRSLPGVRVSGSPEDVMPRSLPYNLPSILQAGDGPPQMRPYHTIIEIAEHKRKGSLKVRKWKSIFNLGRSGHETKRKLPRGAEDREDKSDKGTLRPAKSMDSLSAVAGVSDEPEGLVGSSSPRPGPLLTESLENDSVEAAEGEQEPDPEALGGTSSEPGTPRPGRSAARVGGSSHAERRAGVHISGPYAVNLPAHISNMLNISPNNIANIPLGFARGLQHPALQPRPSPASGPGPGPGLGPGPPDEKLEASPAPGPSADSGPVDVAPALEDCLSQEVEEFSVEPPLDDLSLDEAQFVLAPSCCSLDSPGPRPETEEESGEEVFLSAYDDLSPLLEPKHPTWEGPGSEKEKAAGSGRQEASGQAEGEQALSEDGENKEGGPGSRRDAREEAEGSPESDVEGRVASEEGAEAEGSQQLIDSLKEGCGEETQAKAEESKGQQEDERTEEAKRVEATGGELVKNKGKERKTEREGGAEEADEAQLAAGRDSEHEVQENQIAEESWEVVHKEADGGRENEVKGQRGDEGQEAREDQGDGEDSRIPAAAAAEGGAGEISKERECGHGEAEGDQRAGGERVEEGSLPEGSQVESLEVDSAKGGSSQSSETEQAAPQPPRPEETDPEGQPNPPGSAGGVGMRLASTLVQVQQVRSVPVVPPKPQFAKVPSAMCGKIHVAPAHPCPKPGRLDGDRAWSSRASRSSWRNGGSLSFDAAVALARDRQRTEAQAVRRTQTCTGAGDYSLIPKTSPHSMIPAYAPRPLSCLEIPAEGTDGSGPRSRFSLPPREPQPPDPLMSPQRRSYAFETQANSGKGEGL
- the ARHGAP30 gene encoding rho GTPase-activating protein 30 isoform X1, which encodes MKSRQKGKKKGSSKERVFGCDLQEHLHHSGQEVPQVLRSCAEFVEEYGVVDGIYRLSGVSSNIQKLRQEFEAERKPDLRRDVYLQDIHCVSSLCKAYFRELPDPLLTYRLYDKFAEAVAVQLEPERLVKILDVLQELPVPNYRTLEFLMRHLVHMASFSAQTNMHARNLAIVWAPNLLRSKDIEASGFNGTAAFMEVRVQSIVVEFILTHVDQLFGGAALSGSEVESGWRSLPGVRVSGSPEDVMPRSLPYNLPSILQAGDGPPQMRPYHTIIEIAEHKRKGSLKVRKWKSIFNLGRSGHETKRKLPRGAEDREDKSDKGTLRPAKSMDSLSAVAGVSDEPEGLVGSSSPRPGPLLTESLENDSVEAAEGEQEPDPEALGGTSSEPGTPRPGRSAARVGGSSHAERRAGVHISGPYAVNLPAHISNMLNISPNNIANIPLGFARGLQHPALQPRPSPASGPGPGPGLGPGPPDEKLEASPAPGPSADSGPVDVAPALEDCLSQEVQDSFSFLEDSSSSEPEWVGVEDGEVAKAGPAGAAFSPGEEDPGLGYLEELLGVGPQVEEFSVEPPLDDLSLDEAQFVLAPSCCSLDSPGPRPETEEESGEEVFLSAYDDLSPLLEPKHPTWEGPGSEKEKAAGSGRQEASGQAEGEQALSEDGENKEGGPGSRRDAREEAEGSPESDVEGRVASEEGAEAEGSQQLIDSLKEGCGEETQAKAEESKGQQEDERTEEAKRVEATGGELVKNKGKERKTEREGGAEEADEAQLAAGRDSEHEVQENQIAEESWEVVHKEADGGRENEVKGQRGDEGQEAREDQGDGEDSRIPAAAAAEGGAGEISKERECGHGEAEGDQRAGGERVEEGSLPEGSQVESLEVDSAKGGSSQSSETEQAAPQPPRPEETDPEGQPNPPGSAGGVGMRLASTLVQVQQVRSVPVVPPKPQFAKVPSAMCGKIHVAPAHPCPKPGRLDGDRAWSSRASRSSWRNGGSLSFDAAVALARDRQRTEAQAVRRTQTCTGAGDYSLIPKTSPHSMIPAYAPRPLSCLEIPAEGTDGSGPRSRFSLPPREPQPPDPLMSPQRRSYAFETQANSGKGEGL